The following proteins are co-located in the Micromonospora viridifaciens genome:
- the mce gene encoding methylmalonyl-CoA epimerase, translating into MAENHPVETAADYVTDIGLRRIDHVGIAVADLDAAIDFYQRTFGMRCVHTETNAEQGVREAMLAVGPTTEGGCVQLLAPLSPESTIAKFLDRNGPGVQQVAYTVADIDAACAALRERGVRLLYETPKRGTADSRINFVHPKDAGGVLVELVEPAADQ; encoded by the coding sequence ATGGCTGAGAATCACCCCGTCGAGACCGCTGCCGACTATGTCACAGACATCGGCCTTCGCCGCATCGACCACGTCGGCATCGCCGTGGCCGACCTGGACGCCGCGATCGACTTCTACCAGCGCACCTTCGGGATGCGCTGCGTGCACACCGAGACCAATGCCGAGCAGGGCGTACGCGAGGCGATGCTGGCCGTCGGGCCGACCACCGAGGGCGGCTGCGTGCAGCTGCTCGCCCCGCTCTCGCCGGAGTCGACGATCGCGAAGTTCCTGGACCGCAACGGGCCGGGCGTGCAGCAGGTCGCGTACACGGTGGCGGACATCGACGCGGCCTGCGCGGCACTGCGCGAGCGGGGCGTACGGCTGCTCTACGAGACTCCGAAGCGGGGCACCGCCGACTCCCGGATCAACTTCGTGCACCCGAAGGACGCCGGCGGCGTCCTGGTCGAGCTGGTCGAGCCCGCCGCCGATCAGTAG
- a CDS encoding Asp23/Gls24 family envelope stress response protein, with protein sequence MADDATQELSVLPDAVAGGATHISDEVVEKIAVAAARSVPGVADLGGDVARFFNAVLDKVGLDQVGDARRGCSAHVTNGAAVVNLVIVIDGGRPVPEVTDAVRTAVTSAVEAYGLGVDEINIRVDDVALGGPVVPSA encoded by the coding sequence ATGGCTGACGACGCGACCCAGGAGCTGTCGGTGCTGCCGGATGCGGTGGCGGGCGGCGCGACACACATCTCCGACGAGGTGGTGGAGAAGATCGCGGTGGCCGCCGCCCGATCGGTGCCCGGGGTGGCCGACCTCGGCGGTGACGTGGCGCGCTTCTTCAACGCGGTGCTGGACAAGGTCGGGCTGGACCAGGTCGGTGACGCCCGGCGCGGCTGCTCGGCCCACGTCACCAACGGCGCGGCGGTGGTCAACCTGGTCATCGTGATCGACGGCGGCCGGCCGGTGCCGGAGGTGACCGACGCCGTCCGTACGGCGGTGACCTCGGCGGTCGAGGCGTACGGGCTGGGGGTCGACGAGATCAACATCCGGGTCGACGACGTGGCCCTGGGCGGGCCGGTGGTGCCCTCGGCCTGA
- a CDS encoding acetyl-CoA C-acetyltransferase — MASVIVSGARTPMGRLLGNLKDLPATKLGGIAIKAALERAGVTPDQVQYVIMGQVLQAGAGQIPARQAAVEAGIPMSTPALTINKVCLSGLDAIALADQLIRAGEFDVVVAGGMESMTNAPHLLLGQRTGYKYGDVTIKDHMALDGLTDAWDCCSMGESTERHGVKHGITRQEQDAFAAASHQRAAAAQKNGHFADEITPVIIPQRKGDPLVISEDEGIRPDTTAESLAKLRPAFTKDGTITAGSSSPISDGAAAVVVMSKAKAKELGLTWLAEVGAHGNVAGPDNSLHSQPSNAINHALKKAGLTVADLDLIEINEAFAAVGIQSSRDLGVSPDKVNVNGGAIALGHPIGMSGARLVLTLAMELKRRGGGTGAAALCGGGGQGDALIIHVPSGGAEQ, encoded by the coding sequence ATGGCTTCGGTGATCGTCAGCGGCGCGCGGACCCCGATGGGGCGGCTGCTGGGCAACCTCAAGGACCTCCCGGCGACCAAGCTCGGCGGCATCGCGATCAAGGCGGCGCTGGAGCGCGCCGGCGTGACCCCCGACCAGGTGCAGTACGTGATCATGGGGCAGGTGCTCCAGGCCGGCGCCGGCCAGATCCCGGCCCGCCAGGCGGCCGTGGAGGCGGGCATCCCGATGTCCACCCCGGCGCTGACCATCAACAAGGTCTGCCTCTCCGGCCTGGACGCGATCGCCCTGGCCGACCAGCTCATCCGGGCCGGCGAGTTCGACGTCGTGGTGGCCGGCGGCATGGAGTCGATGACCAACGCGCCGCACCTGCTGCTCGGCCAGCGCACCGGCTACAAGTACGGCGACGTGACGATCAAGGACCACATGGCCCTGGACGGCCTCACCGACGCCTGGGACTGCTGCTCGATGGGCGAGTCGACCGAGCGGCACGGGGTGAAGCACGGCATCACCCGACAGGAGCAGGACGCGTTCGCCGCCGCCAGCCACCAGCGCGCCGCCGCCGCCCAGAAGAACGGCCACTTCGCCGACGAGATCACCCCGGTGATCATCCCGCAGCGCAAGGGCGACCCGCTGGTGATCAGCGAGGACGAGGGCATCCGCCCGGACACCACGGCCGAGTCGCTGGCCAAGCTGCGCCCGGCGTTCACCAAGGACGGCACCATCACCGCCGGCAGCTCCTCGCCGATCTCCGACGGCGCCGCCGCGGTGGTCGTGATGAGCAAGGCCAAGGCCAAGGAGCTGGGGCTGACCTGGCTGGCCGAGGTCGGGGCGCACGGCAACGTGGCCGGGCCGGACAACTCCCTGCACTCGCAGCCGTCCAACGCCATCAACCACGCGCTGAAGAAGGCCGGCCTGACCGTCGCCGACCTCGACCTCATCGAGATCAACGAGGCGTTCGCCGCGGTCGGCATCCAGTCCAGCCGGGATCTCGGCGTCAGCCCGGACAAGGTCAACGTCAACGGCGGCGCCATCGCGCTCGGCCACCCGATCGGCATGTCCGGCGCCCGGCTCGTGCTCACCCTGGCGATGGAGCTCAAGCGCCGCGGCGGCGGCACCGGCGCGGCCGCGCTCTGCGGCGGCGGCGGCCAGGGCGACGCGCTGATCATCCACGTGCCCTCCGGTGGCGCCGAGCAGTGA